In the genome of Cystobacter ferrugineus, one region contains:
- a CDS encoding right-handed parallel beta-helix repeat-containing protein encodes MRINRSPKAVSALAVVGVLTSGAGVLAAAQEAAFPSELSLSAAAATPEFSRVLWVSPSGQDTAAGTEASPFRTVAKALSQVKPGEAIFLKSGTYTERLRLEEKGGSSSLSLTLKAAPGAKPVFKGGTGSKTPLLDVRGAYWRVEGLTLDAAGDKAFAAYWRGEGAHHGILRGCTLKNGTEGAGVYVADKARDVLIEGNSISNFQRSGDDSHGVCVQTNSKNVIVRANDIHHNSGDGVQCLGPEGGATEAGTPFDNLLVEDNDLHENQENGVDIKTCTRVTLRGNRIWGHRRTPSSAGEGVVVHMSARDVTLEDNEVHDNGRGIQIGGVRQDEPPTHIVLRRNRVFDGYGAESNDGSGIRVDAAIDVKVDNNTVWNMPAYGLIVGNGDNGPSQQVRVRNNILGACSAATVRLGTTLQDTAFDGNLYAALQGAAVLRKGGSYLKLTAWRSATGWDAHSLDASPAFQSGATEGFWLDVSSPARDAGLSLGDTYCGQGPDIGARESDCP; translated from the coding sequence ATGCGCATCAACCGTTCGCCGAAGGCCGTCTCGGCCCTGGCCGTCGTGGGTGTTCTGACTTCTGGCGCCGGAGTCCTCGCCGCCGCCCAGGAGGCCGCCTTCCCCTCGGAGTTGTCCCTGTCCGCCGCCGCGGCCACGCCGGAGTTCTCCCGCGTGCTCTGGGTGTCCCCCTCGGGACAGGACACCGCCGCGGGGACGGAAGCCTCGCCCTTTCGCACCGTGGCCAAGGCGCTGTCGCAGGTGAAGCCGGGCGAGGCCATCTTCCTCAAGTCCGGCACGTACACGGAGCGGTTGAGGCTGGAGGAGAAAGGCGGCTCGTCCAGCCTCTCTCTCACGCTCAAGGCCGCGCCTGGTGCGAAGCCTGTCTTCAAGGGAGGCACGGGCAGCAAGACGCCCCTGTTGGACGTGCGCGGCGCGTACTGGCGCGTCGAGGGCCTCACCCTTGACGCGGCGGGGGACAAGGCCTTCGCGGCGTACTGGCGCGGCGAGGGCGCGCACCACGGCATCCTTCGCGGCTGCACGCTCAAGAACGGCACCGAGGGAGCGGGAGTCTACGTGGCCGACAAGGCCCGGGACGTGCTCATCGAGGGCAATAGCATCTCGAACTTCCAGCGCTCGGGAGACGACAGCCACGGCGTGTGCGTGCAGACCAACTCCAAGAACGTCATCGTCCGCGCCAACGACATCCACCACAACTCCGGGGATGGCGTGCAGTGCCTGGGACCCGAGGGCGGCGCCACCGAGGCGGGCACCCCGTTCGACAACCTGCTCGTCGAGGACAATGACCTGCACGAGAACCAGGAGAACGGCGTGGACATCAAGACGTGCACCCGCGTGACACTCCGGGGCAACCGCATCTGGGGCCACCGCCGCACCCCGTCGTCGGCGGGAGAGGGCGTGGTGGTGCACATGTCCGCGCGTGACGTCACGCTCGAGGACAACGAGGTGCACGACAACGGCCGGGGCATCCAGATTGGCGGCGTCCGGCAGGACGAGCCCCCCACCCATATCGTCCTGCGGCGCAACCGCGTCTTCGATGGCTACGGCGCCGAGAGCAATGACGGCTCGGGCATCCGCGTGGATGCCGCCATCGACGTGAAGGTGGACAACAACACGGTGTGGAACATGCCCGCCTACGGCCTCATCGTGGGTAACGGGGACAACGGACCCAGCCAGCAGGTGCGGGTGCGCAACAACATCCTGGGGGCGTGCTCGGCCGCGACGGTGCGGCTGGGCACCACCCTCCAGGACACCGCGTTCGATGGCAACCTGTACGCCGCGCTCCAGGGGGCGGCCGTGCTGCGCAAGGGCGGCAGCTACCTGAAACTCACCGCCTGGCGCTCGGCCACGGGGTGGGACGCGCACTCGCTGGACGCGAGCCCCGCGTTCCAGAGCGGGGCCACCGAGGGCTTCTGGCTCGACGTCTCGTCTCCCGCCCGGGACGCGGGCCTGTCCCTGGGCGACACGTACTGTGGCCAGGGCCCGGATATCGGCGCGCGCGAGTCCGACTGCCCCTAA
- a CDS encoding ABC transporter permease has protein sequence MTQLLFDLRFAVRLLLKQRGFTVVALTLMGLGIGANSALFSVVHAALLRPLPFAQSERLVWLTETVKHDGNLETRPLSYPDFRDWKANVKGLSAMGTFAGATLTLGADGNPEHIPAEFVSEGYFEALGVSAALGRTFLPEENEVPDAHAVAVISHGLWQRRLGGTRDVVGRTLLLNERSFTIVGVMPEGVGGWDTRAQAWVPMMMISMDRGAATLERRGERWLSAVGRLAPGASLKGVQGELDTISARLAQVHPTTNAERGARAQLAQEAMFGELRPALLMLWGAVGFVLLSVCANIANLLLARAVARQHEMAVRVALGASRGRLVRQLVVESLLLAILGGVLGLLFSIWLMDLLRLLIPEGFTTRLRFGLEAPVVLFNLGCALCAGLLVAVLPAIKLSHPSFLDALRDRSAQSGPGRGRLRNLLVATNVAVAVVLLVGAGLMVRSFQSLSRVDAGFNHEDVLTLTLHLPRERYQASALVDFQERLQERLSAIPFFTAVSFSSDVPLGPRLSAGMVGVTPEAVGSAEERIRMYRHSVAPSFFSTLKVPLLKGRVFTSADKEGMPRVAVISRSLEKRMWPRKGALGQQLNVGNGTMVEVVGVAGDVRFRDLTETRDQEPDLYFPLAQSPQARLTVLMRTSAERAAALRAVGSVVHELDPKLALDNVASIEEYVARELSPTRLSMLLLGAFAGIALVLVSLGLYGLIAYMVSQRHKEIAIRMALGARMQDVLALILKQGLMPVAMGLAVGLPAALGLSRLISSQLFGLSPFDPLTYISIATLLLTLSGVSCYLPARRATKVEPAAALQAD, from the coding sequence ATGACCCAGCTCCTGTTCGATTTGCGCTTCGCCGTGCGGCTGCTCCTCAAACAGCGCGGATTCACCGTGGTGGCGCTCACCCTCATGGGGCTGGGCATCGGCGCGAACTCGGCGCTCTTCAGCGTGGTGCACGCCGCGCTCCTGCGCCCGCTCCCCTTCGCCCAATCCGAACGGCTGGTATGGCTCACGGAGACGGTGAAGCATGACGGCAACCTGGAGACACGACCTTTGTCCTATCCGGACTTCAGGGACTGGAAGGCGAATGTCAAGGGCTTGAGCGCCATGGGGACCTTCGCCGGTGCAACCCTTACCCTCGGGGCAGACGGAAATCCCGAGCACATCCCCGCGGAGTTCGTGAGTGAGGGGTACTTCGAGGCGCTCGGCGTCAGCGCGGCCCTCGGCCGCACCTTTCTGCCCGAGGAGAACGAGGTACCCGATGCGCACGCGGTGGCCGTCATCTCCCACGGGCTGTGGCAACGGCGCCTGGGCGGCACGCGCGACGTGGTGGGCCGCACGCTCCTGCTCAACGAGCGCTCCTTCACCATCGTCGGGGTGATGCCCGAAGGCGTTGGCGGTTGGGACACGCGGGCCCAGGCCTGGGTGCCCATGATGATGATTTCGATGGACAGGGGGGCGGCCACACTCGAGCGGCGCGGCGAGCGCTGGCTCTCGGCGGTGGGGCGGCTGGCTCCTGGCGCGTCGCTGAAGGGAGTGCAGGGGGAGCTCGACACGATTTCGGCCCGGCTCGCCCAGGTCCATCCCACCACCAACGCCGAGCGTGGCGCCCGGGCCCAGCTCGCCCAGGAGGCGATGTTTGGCGAGCTACGGCCCGCGCTGCTGATGCTCTGGGGCGCGGTGGGCTTCGTTCTGCTCTCGGTGTGCGCGAACATCGCGAACCTGCTGCTCGCCCGCGCGGTGGCGCGTCAGCATGAGATGGCGGTGCGGGTGGCCCTGGGCGCGAGTCGCGGCCGGCTGGTGCGACAGCTCGTGGTGGAGAGCCTGCTGTTGGCCATCCTGGGCGGAGTGCTGGGGCTCCTGTTCTCCATCTGGCTCATGGATCTGCTGCGCCTGCTCATCCCCGAAGGCTTCACCACGCGGCTGCGCTTCGGATTGGAGGCGCCGGTCGTCCTCTTCAACCTCGGGTGCGCGCTCTGTGCCGGGCTGCTCGTCGCGGTGCTGCCGGCAATCAAGCTCTCGCATCCCTCGTTTCTCGACGCGCTCAGGGATCGCTCGGCCCAGAGCGGCCCCGGCAGGGGGCGGCTGCGCAACCTGCTCGTCGCCACCAACGTGGCCGTGGCGGTGGTGCTGCTGGTGGGCGCGGGGCTGATGGTTCGCAGCTTCCAGTCGCTGAGCCGCGTGGACGCGGGTTTCAACCACGAAGACGTGCTCACCCTCACCCTCCACCTGCCGCGCGAGCGCTATCAGGCGAGTGCGCTGGTGGACTTCCAGGAGCGGCTGCAGGAGCGGCTGAGCGCGATACCGTTCTTCACGGCCGTGAGCTTCTCCTCCGATGTGCCACTCGGCCCCCGCTTGAGCGCTGGCATGGTGGGCGTCACCCCGGAGGCCGTGGGCAGTGCCGAGGAGCGCATCCGGATGTACCGCCACTCGGTAGCCCCCAGCTTCTTCTCCACCTTGAAGGTGCCTCTGCTCAAGGGCCGTGTCTTCACCTCCGCCGACAAGGAGGGGATGCCTCGGGTGGCGGTGATCTCCAGATCTCTCGAGAAGCGGATGTGGCCACGCAAGGGCGCGCTCGGACAGCAGTTGAACGTGGGAAATGGGACGATGGTGGAGGTGGTGGGCGTCGCGGGCGACGTGCGCTTCCGCGACCTCACCGAGACGAGGGATCAAGAACCGGACCTCTATTTCCCGCTCGCGCAATCGCCTCAGGCGAGGCTCACGGTCCTCATGCGCACTTCGGCCGAACGCGCGGCAGCGCTCCGTGCGGTGGGCTCCGTGGTGCACGAGCTCGACCCGAAGCTGGCGCTCGACAACGTGGCGAGCATCGAGGAATACGTGGCGCGCGAGTTGTCACCCACGCGCCTGAGCATGCTCCTGCTCGGCGCCTTCGCGGGGATCGCGCTGGTGCTCGTCTCGCTCGGCCTCTACGGCCTCATCGCCTACATGGTGAGTCAGCGCCACAAGGAGATCGCCATCCGTATGGCACTCGGGGCGCGCATGCAGGACGTGCTGGCACTCATCCTCAAGCAGGGACTGATGCCCGTCGCGATGGGATTGGCGGTAGGCCTGCCCGCCGCGCTCGGCTTGTCGCGCCTCATCTCCTCCCAGCTCTTTGGCCTGAGCCCCTTCGATCCTCTCACCTACATCTCCATTGCCACCCTTCTGCTCACCCTCTCGGGGGTGTCCTGCTACCTGCCCGCGCGCAGGGCAACGAAGGTGGAGCCGGCGGCGGCGCTCCAGGCGGACTGA
- a CDS encoding efflux RND transporter periplasmic adaptor subunit — MSGLGLLLLVLVGGVAALRGRTARQTQGTPPSLGGRTEHAPQSPSGDKGWLGVVISEESVDLATRNEGIVESVRVQVGDRVKRGEVVATLEDRAAQQELAVAEAELQSSRAELQVAALTLEEAQERLKRRQAPGQLRTGAISEEELSAASYQERLAVAKQEIARALVLEHQARVARLRQRLAETSIRAPFDGVVASRFVAPGALLQPGQPLLHLMRGGVVQVRFAIPAAQVRQVAVGQRLVLSAVEQGWVFKGRVTQVAPEVDVAPLMVFAIAEVEVPAKDTVPAGTVMRVRVDFEQAHADIVSPERNGSNSP, encoded by the coding sequence GTGAGCGGGCTTGGCCTGCTGCTGCTGGTCTTGGTGGGCGGGGTGGCCGCGCTGCGCGGACGCACCGCCCGGCAGACCCAGGGTACGCCGCCATCGCTCGGGGGACGAACGGAGCACGCGCCCCAGTCCCCCAGCGGCGACAAGGGTTGGTTGGGCGTCGTCATCTCCGAGGAGTCCGTGGACCTCGCCACGCGCAACGAGGGGATTGTCGAGAGCGTGCGCGTCCAGGTGGGAGACCGGGTGAAGCGGGGTGAGGTGGTGGCGACGCTGGAGGACCGGGCGGCCCAGCAGGAGCTGGCCGTTGCCGAGGCCGAGTTGCAGTCCAGCCGTGCCGAGTTGCAGGTGGCGGCGCTGACTCTGGAAGAAGCCCAGGAGCGGCTGAAGCGGCGACAGGCGCCGGGCCAGCTCCGTACGGGAGCCATCTCCGAGGAAGAGTTGTCCGCGGCGAGCTATCAGGAGCGCCTGGCGGTGGCCAAGCAGGAGATTGCCCGTGCCCTGGTGTTGGAACATCAGGCACGGGTGGCCCGGCTGCGCCAGCGCCTGGCGGAAACCTCCATCCGCGCGCCCTTCGACGGCGTGGTGGCGAGCCGCTTCGTGGCCCCCGGCGCACTGCTTCAACCGGGGCAGCCGCTCCTCCACCTGATGCGAGGGGGAGTGGTGCAGGTGCGCTTCGCCATTCCCGCCGCCCAGGTGCGGCAGGTGGCGGTGGGCCAGCGGCTGGTGCTGTCGGCCGTGGAGCAGGGTTGGGTGTTCAAGGGACGCGTCACCCAGGTGGCTCCCGAGGTGGATGTCGCCCCATTGATGGTGTTCGCGATCGCGGAGGTGGAGGTGCCCGCCAAGGACACCGTGCCCGCGGGCACGGTGATGCGGGTGCGCGTGGACTTCGAGCAGGCCCACGCGGATATCGTATCGCCGGAGCGGAATGGTTCGAACAGTCCCTGA
- a CDS encoding N-acyl-D-amino-acid deacylase family protein, with protein sequence MPASPYELVIANGLFFDGRGSPPQVRHLGIHGGKVTALSESPLPHGPGTRVIDATGRWVMPGFIDLHTHYDAEVELAPALSESVRHGVTSVMVGSCSLSLAVGTPEDLADQFCRVEAIPYDAVRALLEREKNWDSLGGYLSHLDGLALGPNVGSFVGHSAIRAYVMGLERSLDERVKPSAEELRRMEALLHEGLDAGYAGLSIMTLRWDKMGGNRDIRSRPLPSTFASWSEYRRFTRILRERRRVFQGVPDITTKVNVLLFLWESMGLFRQPLKTTVISMMDTRANRGIHWQIGLLSRFFNRMLKADFRWQALPEIFDLWSDGIDLVVFEEFGAGAAALHLQDAAERKRLLEDPAYRARFKRQWKSRLLPKVFHRDFNQSRVLKAPDPTLVGRSFADIARERGQDVVDTFLDLVARYGPELRWYTVMGNDRPRALESIVSHPDVLIGFSDAGAHLRNMAHYNFPLRMLRLVREADKRGEPVMPVERAVHRLTGEIAEWLGLDAGTLAPGRRADVVVLDPERLGAELDTPRESPVEGFDGFVRLVNQNGGAVEAVLINGRLAVHGGAPVPELGRERGFGRVLRVQ encoded by the coding sequence ATGCCTGCTTCACCGTACGAGCTCGTCATCGCCAATGGACTCTTCTTCGACGGGCGGGGCAGCCCTCCCCAGGTGCGGCACCTGGGCATCCATGGCGGGAAGGTGACGGCCCTCAGCGAGTCTCCCCTGCCTCACGGGCCCGGCACGCGCGTCATCGACGCCACCGGCCGCTGGGTGATGCCCGGCTTCATCGATCTGCACACCCACTATGACGCCGAGGTGGAGCTGGCCCCCGCGCTCTCCGAGTCCGTGCGGCACGGCGTCACCTCGGTGATGGTGGGGAGCTGCTCGCTCAGCCTCGCGGTGGGCACGCCCGAGGACCTGGCCGATCAGTTCTGCCGCGTGGAGGCCATCCCCTACGACGCGGTGCGCGCGCTGCTGGAGCGCGAGAAGAACTGGGACTCGCTCGGCGGATACCTCTCGCACCTGGATGGGCTGGCGCTGGGGCCCAACGTGGGCTCCTTCGTGGGCCACTCGGCCATCCGGGCGTACGTGATGGGCCTGGAGCGCAGCCTGGACGAGCGGGTGAAGCCCTCGGCGGAGGAACTGCGCCGGATGGAGGCCCTGCTGCACGAGGGGCTCGACGCGGGCTACGCCGGCCTCTCCATCATGACGCTGCGGTGGGACAAGATGGGCGGCAACCGCGACATCCGCAGCCGCCCCCTCCCCTCCACCTTCGCGAGCTGGTCCGAGTACCGCCGCTTCACGCGCATCCTCCGGGAGCGGCGGCGCGTCTTCCAGGGCGTGCCCGACATCACCACCAAGGTGAACGTGCTGCTCTTCCTGTGGGAGAGCATGGGGCTGTTCCGCCAGCCGTTGAAGACGACGGTCATCTCCATGATGGACACCCGCGCCAACCGGGGCATCCACTGGCAGATCGGCCTGCTGTCGCGTTTCTTCAACCGGATGCTGAAGGCGGACTTCCGCTGGCAGGCGCTGCCGGAGATCTTCGACCTCTGGTCGGACGGCATCGACCTCGTGGTCTTCGAGGAGTTCGGCGCGGGAGCGGCGGCGCTGCACCTGCAGGACGCGGCCGAGCGCAAGCGGTTGTTGGAAGATCCGGCGTATCGCGCCCGCTTCAAGCGGCAGTGGAAGAGCAGGCTACTGCCCAAGGTGTTCCACCGGGACTTCAACCAGTCCAGGGTACTGAAGGCGCCAGACCCCACCCTGGTGGGGCGCTCGTTCGCGGACATCGCCCGCGAGCGGGGGCAGGACGTGGTGGACACCTTCCTGGACCTCGTGGCGCGCTACGGCCCGGAGCTGCGCTGGTACACGGTGATGGGCAATGATCGGCCGCGCGCGCTGGAGTCCATCGTGAGCCATCCGGACGTGCTCATCGGCTTCTCGGACGCGGGGGCGCACCTGCGCAACATGGCGCACTACAACTTCCCCCTGCGGATGCTGCGGCTGGTGCGCGAGGCGGACAAGCGCGGGGAGCCGGTGATGCCGGTGGAGCGCGCGGTGCACCGGCTCACGGGGGAGATCGCCGAGTGGCTGGGCCTGGACGCGGGGACGCTCGCGCCGGGCCGGAGGGCCGACGTGGTGGTGCTGGACCCGGAGCGGCTCGGCGCCGAGCTGGACACACCCCGCGAGTCCCCGGTGGAGGGCTTCGATGGCTTCGTGCGGCTGGTGAACCAGAACGGGGGCGCGGTGGAGGCGGTGCTCATCAACGGCCGGCTCGCGGTGCACGGCGGCGCGCCCGTGCCCGAGCTGGGCCGGGAGCGCGGCTTCGGGCGCGTGCTGCGGGTTCAATGA
- a CDS encoding ATP-grasp domain-containing protein, with the protein MPASTPEASPVAILYQAVPPPEIDGIRKPMKPGGYSDSGADIGHALRTAGVSLITPRAEPDPAQAMDWVFPDTAEGIAEALRRGARVLWANTVLFAGHPLEAVVGQGVRVVGQHPARVDRYDDKWITQQELREAGCPVPASTLIGMTEESGALAVGSLSEARLEERGLRFPLVIKPVRGRGSEGVGVVRSLAELERSAAGLLAARDPVLGILRYGQRLILERFLPGTEVTLTVMPPGSYLIEGTERTFASHWVLPAIRRFNHHDGIAPYSGVVAVVANSALLSEREQGEPAMQRLMAWCAQAASRVQALAPIRIDCRSAEDGEFLLFDLNMKPNMTGPGRPGREAQDSLCSLAARGVGWSYQELLLNMLRQAWPR; encoded by the coding sequence ATGCCCGCTTCCACGCCCGAGGCCTCACCCGTCGCCATCCTGTATCAAGCGGTTCCTCCGCCGGAGATCGATGGCATTCGCAAACCCATGAAGCCCGGGGGCTACAGCGACAGCGGGGCCGATATCGGCCATGCCCTGCGCACGGCGGGCGTCTCCCTGATCACTCCCCGCGCGGAACCCGATCCCGCTCAGGCCATGGACTGGGTCTTCCCCGATACCGCCGAGGGCATCGCCGAGGCGCTCCGCCGGGGGGCCCGCGTGCTGTGGGCCAACACCGTGTTGTTCGCCGGGCACCCGCTGGAGGCCGTGGTTGGTCAGGGCGTGCGCGTCGTCGGCCAGCATCCGGCGCGGGTGGATCGGTACGATGACAAGTGGATCACCCAGCAGGAGTTGCGCGAGGCGGGATGTCCCGTGCCGGCCTCCACCCTGATCGGCATGACGGAGGAGTCCGGCGCCCTGGCCGTGGGCTCCCTGTCCGAGGCGCGGCTCGAGGAGCGGGGCTTGCGCTTTCCCCTCGTCATCAAGCCCGTGCGCGGGCGGGGCAGCGAGGGGGTGGGGGTGGTGCGCTCTCTCGCGGAACTGGAGCGTTCCGCGGCCGGATTGCTCGCGGCTCGGGATCCGGTCCTGGGCATTCTCCGGTACGGCCAGCGGCTGATCCTGGAGCGCTTCCTGCCTGGAACCGAGGTGACCCTGACGGTGATGCCGCCGGGCTCCTACCTCATCGAGGGCACGGAGCGGACCTTCGCCTCGCACTGGGTCCTTCCCGCCATCCGGCGTTTCAATCACCACGATGGCATCGCGCCCTACAGCGGCGTGGTCGCCGTGGTGGCCAACAGCGCGCTGCTCTCGGAGCGGGAACAGGGCGAGCCCGCCATGCAACGGCTCATGGCGTGGTGTGCCCAGGCGGCGAGCAGGGTCCAGGCACTCGCTCCCATCCGGATCGACTGCCGCTCGGCCGAGGACGGAGAGTTCCTCCTGTTCGATCTGAACATGAAGCCCAACATGACGGGGCCCGGCCGGCCGGGACGCGAGGCGCAGGACAGCCTCTGCTCCCTCGCGGCACGCGGCGTGGGCTGGTCCTACCAGGAACTGCTGCTCAACATGCTGCGGCAGGCCTGGCCACGGTGA
- a CDS encoding M48 family metallopeptidase produces the protein MHPTSTVPGFLRVYALPALWLFALPLLGLWFSGHATGWFDREILTTVERQISQDTRLDEEKRQEALAFFRAVPASAACFAEGEELAGFRDNLGEACSDARQFQWMRRVALASIALGLVSAVIALLCALAAFISRPFQYGSFVVGWNVLRVTGALQALAQGGLAVWLSYWMTAVWFERYIPKLIMMVGILAGFALFQVVAAIFRRPVMDFEVEAKVIDEARAPELWAHVRQMCERLGTPPPDHILAGIDTNFFVTESEVRVGERTLSGRTLYVSLSLLRLLERSEADAVLAHEMGHLLGGDTGHGKRLAPMLARFGQYLHALRAGMLTLPIFHFMVAYRGLFELSLGRSRRASELAADRLAASITSGRDIARSLVKVGAYANFRDRVESDLFAGGEQQTVAIAQRVALGFTDYAGSEAVHGDLHGAVTPHPFDSHPPLAARLENVGEVLAPADVARVLLEPTTSSWVSAILDADTIEARLWGAYEERFAQAHDLALAYRYVPSTEAERQHVEKHFPPLTFPGKEAGLEVHLDFAQVNCTEWEQPVRLEQVKSASTEERLFKKYLDLQLKEGGLFKGKRSICLSKLQDGDGMLQAFGQYLGRHRAMEEHQAQAKQAA, from the coding sequence ATGCACCCCACATCGACCGTCCCCGGCTTCCTGCGCGTCTACGCGCTGCCCGCCCTCTGGCTCTTCGCCCTGCCACTGCTTGGCCTGTGGTTCTCCGGGCACGCCACGGGCTGGTTCGACCGGGAAATCCTCACCACCGTCGAGCGCCAGATCTCCCAGGACACCCGCCTCGACGAGGAGAAGAGGCAGGAGGCGCTGGCCTTCTTCCGTGCCGTGCCCGCCTCGGCCGCCTGCTTCGCCGAGGGCGAGGAGCTCGCGGGGTTCCGTGACAACCTCGGAGAGGCGTGCTCGGACGCGCGGCAGTTCCAGTGGATGCGCCGGGTGGCGCTCGCCTCCATCGCACTGGGGCTCGTGTCCGCGGTGATCGCCCTGCTGTGCGCCCTGGCGGCATTCATCTCGCGGCCCTTCCAGTACGGCAGCTTCGTGGTGGGCTGGAACGTGCTCCGGGTCACCGGGGCACTACAGGCGCTCGCGCAGGGAGGCCTCGCCGTGTGGCTGTCCTACTGGATGACGGCGGTGTGGTTCGAGCGCTACATCCCGAAGCTCATCATGATGGTCGGCATCCTGGCCGGCTTCGCCCTCTTCCAGGTGGTGGCCGCCATCTTCCGCCGCCCCGTCATGGACTTCGAGGTGGAGGCGAAGGTGATCGACGAGGCGCGCGCGCCCGAGCTCTGGGCCCACGTGCGCCAGATGTGCGAGCGGCTGGGCACCCCGCCTCCGGACCACATCCTCGCTGGCATCGACACCAACTTCTTCGTCACCGAGAGCGAGGTGCGCGTGGGCGAGCGGACGCTCAGCGGCCGGACGCTCTACGTGAGCCTGTCCCTGCTGCGCCTGCTCGAGCGGTCCGAGGCGGACGCGGTGCTCGCGCACGAAATGGGGCACCTGCTCGGAGGAGACACGGGCCATGGCAAGCGGCTCGCGCCCATGCTCGCGCGCTTCGGACAGTACCTCCATGCGCTGCGAGCGGGCATGCTCACGCTGCCCATCTTCCACTTCATGGTGGCCTACCGCGGGCTGTTCGAGCTGTCGCTTGGGCGCAGCCGGCGCGCGAGCGAACTCGCCGCGGACCGGCTCGCCGCGAGCATCACGTCGGGCCGGGACATCGCCCGCTCGTTGGTGAAGGTCGGCGCCTACGCGAACTTCCGCGACCGCGTGGAGTCCGACCTCTTCGCCGGCGGCGAGCAGCAGACGGTGGCCATCGCGCAGCGGGTCGCGCTCGGCTTCACGGACTACGCCGGCTCCGAGGCCGTGCACGGCGACCTGCACGGCGCGGTGACGCCGCACCCGTTCGACTCCCACCCACCCCTCGCCGCGCGCCTGGAGAACGTGGGCGAGGTGCTCGCGCCGGCCGACGTGGCGCGGGTCCTGCTCGAGCCCACCACCTCCTCCTGGGTGAGCGCCATCCTGGATGCGGACACCATCGAGGCGCGGCTGTGGGGGGCGTACGAGGAGCGCTTCGCGCAGGCGCATGATCTGGCGCTCGCCTACCGCTATGTGCCGTCCACCGAGGCCGAGCGGCAGCACGTGGAGAAACACTTCCCGCCCCTCACCTTCCCGGGCAAGGAGGCCGGGCTGGAGGTGCACCTGGACTTCGCGCAGGTCAACTGCACGGAATGGGAGCAGCCCGTCCGGCTCGAGCAGGTGAAGTCCGCCAGCACCGAGGAGCGGCTGTTCAAGAAGTACCTGGATCTGCAGCTCAAGGAAGGGGGCCTGTTCAAGGGCAAGCGCTCCATCTGCCTGAGCAAGCTGCAGGACGGGGACGGGATGCTCCAGGCGTTCGGGCAATACCTCGGGCGCCACCGGGCCATGGAGGAGCACCAGGCACAAGCGAAGCAGGCGGCGTGA
- a CDS encoding efflux RND transporter periplasmic adaptor subunit: MEGKTSIFRKEALDYYQHHRRQEGDVLRIAPEWTRWTYVLLVTIVVMAVLICLVGTVSEYSTGPALVRVERRTGVTASAGGVVASVEVAPGERVTQGQVLATFQSEDERNSLARLERETELHLIRYMRNLTDVAARQALTTLQAEQELARSRLEARSLRAPVAGVIGDLRIQPGQYLAPGTQVASLVEDHAPVYLMAFLPGYYRPLLRPGMPMRVELDGFRYEYREVFIESVGDQIIGPGELQRYLGPDLAGSVTAEGPLVLVRARMPSRTFSLEGKVFDYFDGMPARAEVAVRSEPIIQALIPGLKVLFSHDG, from the coding sequence GTGGAAGGCAAGACGTCGATATTTCGCAAGGAGGCTCTTGACTATTACCAGCACCACCGCCGCCAGGAAGGTGATGTGCTGCGCATCGCCCCCGAATGGACGCGGTGGACCTACGTGCTGCTGGTGACCATCGTGGTCATGGCCGTGTTGATCTGCCTGGTCGGCACCGTGTCCGAGTATTCCACCGGGCCCGCGCTCGTGAGGGTGGAGCGGCGCACGGGCGTGACGGCCTCCGCGGGCGGTGTCGTCGCCTCGGTGGAGGTCGCGCCTGGCGAGCGGGTGACGCAGGGGCAGGTCCTGGCGACGTTCCAGTCCGAAGACGAACGCAACTCGCTCGCGCGTCTCGAGCGCGAGACGGAGCTGCACTTGATTCGCTATATGCGCAACCTGACGGATGTGGCCGCCCGGCAGGCGTTGACGACGCTGCAGGCCGAGCAGGAACTGGCACGCTCGCGCCTGGAAGCGCGCTCCCTGCGAGCCCCCGTGGCGGGGGTGATCGGAGACCTGCGCATCCAGCCGGGCCAGTACCTGGCGCCAGGGACGCAGGTGGCGTCGCTCGTGGAGGATCACGCTCCGGTGTATCTGATGGCCTTCCTGCCCGGCTACTACCGCCCGTTGCTGCGGCCCGGCATGCCCATGCGGGTGGAGCTGGACGGCTTCCGCTACGAATACCGGGAAGTGTTCATCGAATCGGTGGGAGACCAGATCATCGGCCCGGGCGAGCTTCAGCGCTATCTGGGACCGGATCTGGCGGGCTCGGTGACTGCGGAGGGCCCCCTCGTCCTGGTGCGAGCACGCATGCCCTCACGTACCTTCTCCCTCGAGGGAAAGGTGTTCGACTATTTCGATGGAATGCCCGCGCGCGCCGAGGTCGCCGTGCGCTCCGAGCCCATCATCCAGGCACTCATCCCAGGACTCAAGGTGCTCTTCTCCCATGACGGCTGA